One genomic segment of Streptomyces sp. NBC_00239 includes these proteins:
- a CDS encoding DUF1906 domain-containing protein, with protein sequence MLGAGMLAVPASVASADETPAAQAVPYGDVQVTVPPDWRVVSFEETPHACLRLDKPALYLGHTGDQAECTASAVARDRGDTLHLEPADGAPERADIPTVTVQPGQRLPDGLPESPSGELRFVLEQQGLVATVGYGTSPDRVVEIVRGVLAQAEDGAGEWRTRRPTRPPAKEPVVPGAFKGRAFDACTAPSPSQMRAWRASSPYAGVGIYIGGPARACAQNALTPGWVSDQAAAGWHLMPIWVGPQPWTGNSNSLSTSLSGAATQGRTAAEGAVTAARALGLGEGTVLYNDLENYSDRARWDKPVLSYLDAWTRRVQEHGYRSGVYVAKSSGVQALSAQYTKGAYTMPDVLWTANWNGSADVGDSSMGLPAGRGQWPGSRRAHQYKGNVSESYGGVRISVDRNQLDVGDAADAPDPVFSVNTTNIMAAADFTGDGRADMAAVHRDGSLHAYHADQNGKLTYGGRLWPDRTWGAVRQLVGGDFTGSGAAQLAAVWGDGSLHRYEADEDGTLRHAGRMWQDTTWRSVRKLSVWKAADGGRDGLVAVWNDGSLRRYQARADGTLEAGSARIWKDKTWRSVRHLTSGRFTESGGTDLVAVWADGSLRRYPGDDAGTVGASRPMWRDRTWGTMRAVVAADFTGGGDTDLMGYWNSRRLHLYAGPGDGTLKPGVAAAR encoded by the coding sequence ATGCTCGGAGCCGGAATGCTCGCCGTGCCGGCCTCGGTGGCGAGCGCCGACGAGACCCCGGCGGCCCAGGCCGTCCCGTACGGGGACGTACAGGTGACGGTGCCGCCGGACTGGCGCGTCGTCAGTTTCGAGGAGACACCGCACGCGTGTCTGCGGCTCGACAAACCCGCCCTCTACCTCGGCCATACCGGCGACCAGGCCGAGTGCACGGCCTCCGCCGTCGCGCGCGACCGGGGCGACACGCTGCACCTGGAGCCGGCCGACGGCGCGCCGGAGCGGGCGGACATCCCCACGGTGACCGTCCAGCCCGGGCAGCGGCTCCCGGACGGGCTGCCGGAGTCGCCCAGTGGGGAACTCCGGTTCGTTCTCGAACAGCAGGGTCTGGTCGCGACCGTCGGCTACGGCACCTCCCCCGACCGCGTCGTCGAGATCGTCCGCGGCGTGCTCGCGCAGGCCGAGGACGGCGCCGGCGAGTGGCGGACCAGACGCCCCACCCGGCCGCCCGCCAAGGAACCCGTCGTCCCGGGGGCGTTCAAGGGCCGGGCCTTCGACGCGTGCACCGCGCCCAGCCCCTCCCAGATGCGCGCCTGGCGGGCCTCCTCCCCGTACGCCGGGGTCGGCATCTACATCGGCGGCCCGGCGCGGGCCTGCGCGCAGAACGCGCTCACCCCGGGCTGGGTGAGCGACCAGGCCGCGGCCGGCTGGCACCTGATGCCCATCTGGGTCGGCCCGCAGCCGTGGACCGGCAACTCCAACTCGCTGTCCACATCGCTCTCCGGGGCCGCGACGCAGGGCCGCACCGCCGCCGAGGGCGCCGTCACCGCGGCCCGCGCCCTCGGTCTGGGCGAGGGCACGGTCCTCTACAACGACCTGGAGAACTACAGCGACCGCGCCCGCTGGGACAAGCCGGTGCTGTCCTACCTCGACGCGTGGACCCGCCGGGTGCAGGAGCACGGCTACCGCTCCGGCGTGTACGTGGCGAAGTCCTCGGGCGTACAGGCGCTGAGCGCGCAGTACACGAAGGGCGCGTACACGATGCCGGACGTGCTGTGGACGGCGAACTGGAACGGCTCCGCCGACGTCGGGGACTCCTCCATGGGCCTGCCCGCAGGGCGCGGCCAGTGGCCGGGGAGCCGCCGGGCGCACCAGTACAAGGGCAACGTCTCAGAGTCGTACGGCGGCGTGCGGATCTCCGTCGACCGCAACCAGCTCGACGTGGGCGATGCCGCCGACGCCCCGGACCCGGTCTTCTCCGTGAACACCACGAACATCATGGCCGCCGCCGACTTCACGGGCGACGGGCGCGCCGACATGGCCGCCGTGCACCGGGACGGCTCGCTGCACGCCTACCACGCGGACCAGAACGGCAAGCTGACCTACGGCGGCCGACTGTGGCCGGACCGCACCTGGGGAGCCGTCCGGCAGCTGGTGGGCGGCGACTTCACGGGCAGCGGCGCGGCGCAGCTGGCCGCCGTCTGGGGCGACGGCTCGCTGCACCGGTACGAGGCGGACGAGGACGGCACCCTGCGGCACGCGGGCCGGATGTGGCAGGACACCACCTGGCGGAGCGTCCGGAAGCTGTCCGTCTGGAAGGCCGCCGACGGCGGCCGGGACGGCCTGGTGGCCGTCTGGAACGACGGCAGCCTGCGCCGCTACCAGGCCCGGGCCGACGGCACCCTCGAAGCCGGTTCGGCCCGCATCTGGAAGGACAAGACCTGGCGGAGCGTCCGGCACCTCACCAGCGGCCGGTTCACGGAGTCCGGCGGCACCGACCTGGTCGCGGTGTGGGCGGACGGCTCCCTGCGGCGCTACCCCGGGGACGACGCGGGCACGGTCGGCGCCTCGCGGCCGATGTGGCGCGACCGGACCTGGGGCACGATGCGGGCGGTGGTCGCCGCGGACTTCACCGGTGGCGGCGACACCGACCTGATGGGCTACTGGAACAGCCGCCGGCTCCACCTGTACGCGGGCCCCGGTGACGGCACGCTCAAGCCGGGCGTGGCCGCCGCCCGCTGA
- a CDS encoding beta-N-acetylhexosaminidase, with amino-acid sequence MRLRHALVSATAALGLLLSGGAVQARPAPAEPSAAGPGPAVSGALPNTVVPAPASAVASGPAFALTSGAGITADGASARPVADHLAGILRTSTGYPLPVTTGGPTAGGIALALSGAPASVGPEGYTLTTTATGVVIRATHPAGLFHGVQTLLQLLPAKVMSRSAQPGPWSVPGGTVTDKPRFGYRGAMLDVARHFFTVAQVKRYIDQLALYKVNALHLHLSDDQGWRIAIRSRPNLAVHGGSTQVGGGPGGHYTQADYSAIVAYAASRYITVVPEIDMPGHTNAALSSYAELNCDGVAPPLYTGTNVGFSSLCVPLEVTYTFIDQVIGELAALTPGPWIHIGGDEAASTPAADYRTFIDRAQKIVAAYGKTVVGWHDIANATPLPSTVAQYWGTTRTHTALAAAAARGTKVIMSPANLAYLDMKYNRNTPLGLSWAGYIEVNKAYDWNPAGQLTGVGESAVAGVEAPLWSETLVTSAHLDYMAFPRLPAIAELGWSPWSTHDVQAFDRRLASQGPRWKALGIAYYHSPQIPWPTGS; translated from the coding sequence ATGCGACTTCGACACGCTCTGGTCAGTGCCACGGCCGCGCTGGGGCTGCTGCTGTCCGGCGGCGCCGTGCAGGCGCGGCCCGCGCCGGCGGAACCCTCGGCCGCCGGACCCGGCCCCGCCGTCTCCGGGGCCCTCCCCAACACGGTCGTGCCCGCCCCGGCGAGCGCCGTGGCGAGCGGCCCCGCCTTCGCCCTCACCTCCGGCGCCGGCATCACCGCCGACGGCGCGAGCGCCCGGCCGGTCGCCGACCACCTCGCCGGGATCCTGCGCACCTCCACCGGCTACCCCCTGCCCGTGACCACCGGCGGGCCCACCGCCGGCGGCATCGCGCTCGCCCTGTCCGGCGCGCCCGCATCGGTCGGCCCCGAGGGGTACACGCTCACCACCACCGCCACCGGCGTGGTCATCCGCGCCACCCACCCCGCCGGCCTCTTCCACGGCGTCCAGACCCTGCTCCAGCTGCTCCCCGCCAAGGTGATGAGCCGCTCGGCCCAGCCCGGCCCGTGGAGCGTGCCCGGCGGCACCGTCACCGACAAGCCGCGCTTCGGCTACCGCGGCGCGATGCTCGACGTGGCCCGGCACTTCTTCACCGTCGCCCAGGTCAAGCGCTACATCGACCAGCTCGCCCTGTACAAGGTCAACGCCCTGCACCTGCACCTGTCCGACGACCAGGGCTGGCGCATCGCGATCAGGAGCCGGCCGAACCTGGCCGTGCACGGCGGGAGCACCCAGGTCGGCGGCGGGCCCGGCGGCCACTACACCCAGGCCGACTACTCGGCGATCGTCGCGTACGCCGCCTCCCGCTACATCACCGTCGTCCCCGAGATCGACATGCCGGGCCACACCAACGCGGCCCTCTCCTCGTACGCGGAGCTCAACTGCGACGGCGTCGCACCGCCGTTGTACACGGGGACGAACGTCGGCTTCAGCTCGCTGTGCGTGCCGCTGGAGGTCACGTACACGTTCATCGACCAGGTGATCGGCGAGCTGGCGGCGCTGACGCCCGGCCCGTGGATCCACATCGGCGGCGACGAGGCGGCCTCGACGCCCGCGGCCGACTACCGGACGTTCATCGACCGCGCCCAGAAGATCGTCGCCGCGTACGGCAAGACCGTGGTCGGCTGGCACGACATCGCGAACGCGACGCCGCTGCCGTCGACCGTCGCCCAGTACTGGGGCACGACCCGGACCCACACCGCCCTCGCGGCGGCCGCGGCCCGCGGCACGAAGGTCATCATGTCGCCGGCGAACCTCGCGTACCTCGACATGAAGTACAACCGGAACACTCCGCTGGGGCTGTCCTGGGCCGGCTACATCGAGGTCAACAAGGCCTACGACTGGAACCCCGCCGGGCAGCTCACCGGGGTCGGCGAGTCCGCCGTCGCCGGGGTCGAGGCCCCGCTGTGGTCCGAGACGCTCGTGACGTCCGCCCACCTCGACTACATGGCCTTCCCCCGGCTGCCCGCCATCGCCGAACTCGGCTGGTCGCCGTGGAGCACGCATGACGTGCAGGCCTTCGACCGCCGCCTGGCCTCCCAGGGTCCCCGCTGGAAGGCCCTGGGCATCGCCTACTACCACTCCCCCCAAATCCCCTGGCCCACCGGCTCCTGA
- a CDS encoding acyltransferase family protein has product MGHTASELAAATPDSRDRYVDLLRIASLGTVVLGHWLMAAVTDDGMGNLLAVVPRLQVLTWVLQVMPVFFFVGGFSHALSYRSLARRQPAAGAGAPDEAASAGLYPAFLRARLRRLLRPTLVFVLVWSAAALVVQLAGGGGQGLAAAALRLVTQPLWFIGIYLAMVAFTPPLLRLHDRYGWGVFAALATAAALVDAARFAAGVPYLEFLNFAFVWLAVHQLGFLRADGRIRRPALLAGAGLVAAVLLVRFGPYPLSMVGMPGEKVSNMAPPTLALLAHGLWLVGAVELLRRPAARLLTRPAVWRPVVAANGLAMTAFLWHLTAMLGVYGAQLALGIALPEPASAAWWGQVPVRIVAAAALTAVLVALFRRFEAPAGRAHRPGGPLRPAATAVLASGSGGLAAAGVTLCLLGVLGLSLTGLGGLLEGRTATLIAFPVTAPAAVAMVLAGWAAVERSGSPGRTARRARANRPS; this is encoded by the coding sequence ATGGGACACACCGCCTCCGAACTGGCCGCCGCGACACCGGACTCCCGCGACCGGTACGTCGATCTGCTGCGGATCGCCTCGCTGGGGACCGTCGTGCTCGGGCACTGGCTGATGGCTGCCGTGACGGACGACGGGATGGGGAACCTGCTGGCCGTCGTGCCCCGGTTGCAGGTCCTGACCTGGGTGCTCCAGGTGATGCCGGTGTTCTTCTTCGTCGGCGGCTTCTCGCACGCGCTCTCCTACCGTTCCCTCGCCCGCAGGCAGCCGGCCGCCGGCGCCGGCGCGCCGGACGAGGCCGCCTCCGCCGGGCTGTACCCCGCCTTCCTCCGGGCCCGGCTGCGGCGGCTGTTGCGGCCGACGCTGGTGTTCGTGCTGGTGTGGAGTGCGGCGGCGCTGGTCGTGCAGCTCGCGGGCGGCGGCGGGCAGGGCCTTGCGGCCGCCGCGCTGCGGCTGGTCACCCAGCCGCTGTGGTTCATAGGCATCTACCTCGCGATGGTGGCCTTCACCCCGCCCCTGCTGCGGCTCCACGACCGGTACGGCTGGGGCGTGTTCGCCGCGCTGGCGACGGCTGCCGCGCTGGTCGACGCGGCGCGGTTCGCCGCCGGCGTGCCCTACCTGGAGTTCCTCAACTTCGCCTTCGTGTGGCTGGCCGTGCACCAGCTGGGCTTCCTGCGTGCGGACGGCCGGATCCGCCGCCCCGCGCTCCTGGCCGGGGCCGGACTCGTCGCGGCCGTACTGCTCGTGCGGTTCGGGCCGTACCCGCTGTCGATGGTGGGCATGCCCGGCGAGAAGGTCTCCAACATGGCGCCGCCCACCCTGGCGCTGCTCGCCCACGGCCTGTGGCTGGTCGGGGCGGTCGAGCTGCTGCGCCGGCCCGCCGCCCGACTGTTGACCCGGCCCGCGGTGTGGCGTCCGGTCGTCGCCGCCAACGGGCTGGCCATGACCGCCTTCCTCTGGCACCTGACCGCGATGCTCGGCGTGTACGGGGCGCAGCTCGCGCTGGGCATCGCCCTGCCCGAGCCGGCCTCCGCCGCCTGGTGGGGCCAGGTCCCCGTACGGATCGTGGCCGCCGCCGCACTGACCGCCGTACTCGTCGCCCTGTTCCGGCGGTTCGAGGCTCCCGCGGGCCGGGCCCACCGGCCGGGCGGTCCCCTGCGGCCGGCCGCGACGGCGGTGTTGGCGTCCGGCTCGGGCGGGCTCGCCGCCGCCGGTGTCACCCTGTGCCTGCTCGGGGTCCTGGGCCTGTCCCTGACGGGGCTCGGCGGGCTGTTGGAAGGCCGTACGGCCACGCTGATCGCGTTCCCCGTGACCGCGCCGGCCGCGGTGGCGATGGTGCTGGCGGGGTGGGCGGCGGTCGAGCGCTCCGGCTCCCCCGGCCGGACGGCCCGGCGGGCTCGCGCGAACCGCCCTTCCTAG
- a CDS encoding serine hydrolase domain-containing protein — protein MTTRWRGTAATALAMGLVLTPLSASAGYAWDRAAPASAAVAAPTPTPTPASGDFPVLTPAVAQQLDDAVRKVMRQASVPGVSVHLSAPGKGTYEKSFGVADKQTGRPMTPDLYVRIGSETKTFTVTAVLELVDEGKIGLDDPIGKYIDGVPNGDRITLRELAGMRSGLFNYSADPGFYKALTTDPDRPFTPQELLDYSFKHPVLFEPDAKFYYCNTNLILLGLVVEKITGEPLHEYIAREVIEPAGLHHTVFPTDAAFPSPHAQGYTNQTASGKVEDAADWNPSWGWAAGAIISRLDDLKTWAKVVATGTLLTPATQAQRLKVKEALPGAGYGLGIFNVQGWIGHNGSLPGYETLTVYLPESQATMVVVLNTDILYQGSIEPSTLFGQAITEIVTPEHVYNLPKPVTGTPSATP, from the coding sequence ATGACGACACGATGGCGCGGTACGGCGGCCACGGCGCTGGCGATGGGACTGGTGCTGACACCCCTGAGCGCGTCGGCGGGGTACGCCTGGGACCGAGCGGCGCCGGCTTCGGCGGCCGTGGCGGCCCCCACCCCCACCCCGACCCCGGCGTCCGGCGATTTCCCGGTGCTCACGCCCGCGGTGGCCCAGCAGCTCGACGACGCCGTCCGCAAGGTGATGCGCCAGGCCTCGGTTCCCGGGGTGAGCGTGCACCTGTCGGCTCCCGGCAAGGGCACGTACGAGAAGTCCTTCGGCGTGGCCGACAAGCAGACCGGCCGGCCGATGACCCCCGACCTGTACGTGCGCATCGGCAGCGAGACCAAGACGTTCACCGTGACGGCCGTGCTGGAGCTGGTCGACGAGGGCAAGATCGGACTCGACGACCCCATCGGCAAGTACATCGACGGCGTCCCGAACGGCGACCGGATCACGTTGCGCGAACTGGCCGGGATGCGCAGCGGCCTCTTCAACTACTCCGCGGACCCCGGCTTCTACAAGGCGCTGACGACCGATCCCGACCGACCGTTCACGCCGCAGGAGTTGCTCGACTACAGCTTCAAACACCCGGTGCTGTTCGAGCCGGACGCCAAGTTCTACTACTGCAACACCAACCTGATCCTGCTCGGCCTGGTGGTCGAGAAGATCACGGGCGAGCCGCTGCACGAGTACATCGCACGCGAGGTCATCGAGCCCGCCGGGCTGCACCACACGGTCTTCCCTACCGACGCGGCCTTCCCGTCACCGCACGCCCAGGGCTACACGAACCAGACCGCGTCCGGAAAGGTCGAGGACGCCGCCGACTGGAACCCGTCCTGGGGTTGGGCGGCCGGAGCGATCATCTCCCGGCTCGACGACCTGAAGACGTGGGCGAAGGTGGTGGCCACCGGCACGCTGCTGACGCCGGCCACCCAGGCCCAGCGGCTGAAGGTCAAGGAGGCCCTGCCGGGCGCCGGTTACGGCCTGGGCATCTTCAACGTGCAGGGCTGGATCGGGCACAACGGCTCGCTTCCCGGCTACGAGACGCTGACCGTGTACCTGCCGGAGTCGCAGGCCACCATGGTGGTCGTGCTGAACACGGACATCCTCTACCAGGGCAGCATCGAGCCCAGCACGCTCTTCGGTCAGGCCATCACCGAGATCGTGACTCCGGAACACGTCTACAACCTGCCGAAGCCGGTGACCGGGACTCCCTCAGCCACCCCGTAG
- a CDS encoding LysE/ArgO family amino acid transporter — MTSGITAAAIAGFGTGLSLIVAIGAQNAFVLRQGVRRHAVLAVVAICAVSDALLITLGVAGVGAAVTAWPAALTVVGLAGGAFLLTYGVLAARRALRPAAEGGLTAQGPAAGSARGAVLTCLAMTWLNPHVYLDTVLLVGSLASDRGDQRWAFGVGAVLASLIWFTTLGYGARLLSGLLSRPAAWRVLDGLVAATMLTMGGLLVAGA; from the coding sequence ATGACTAGTGGCATCACCGCGGCGGCAATCGCCGGATTCGGCACCGGACTCTCCCTGATCGTCGCCATCGGCGCGCAGAACGCCTTCGTGCTGCGGCAGGGGGTGCGCCGGCACGCCGTTCTCGCGGTGGTCGCGATCTGCGCGGTCTCGGACGCGCTGCTGATCACGCTCGGGGTGGCGGGGGTGGGCGCCGCCGTCACCGCCTGGCCCGCGGCGCTGACCGTGGTCGGTCTGGCCGGCGGCGCGTTCCTGCTCACGTACGGGGTACTGGCCGCCCGCCGGGCGCTGCGGCCCGCCGCGGAGGGCGGGCTGACGGCGCAGGGCCCGGCGGCCGGGTCGGCCCGCGGCGCCGTGCTGACCTGCCTGGCGATGACCTGGCTCAATCCGCACGTCTATCTGGACACGGTGCTGCTGGTCGGCTCGCTCGCCTCCGACCGCGGCGATCAGCGGTGGGCCTTCGGGGTGGGCGCGGTGCTGGCCAGCCTGATCTGGTTCACCACGCTCGGGTACGGGGCCCGGCTGCTCAGCGGGCTGCTGTCCCGGCCGGCCGCGTGGCGGGTACTGGACGGCCTGGTCGCGGCGACGATGCTCACGATGGGCGGCCTGCTGGTGGCGGGGGCGTAG
- a CDS encoding PPOX class F420-dependent oxidoreductase — translation MPIEMNDTVRSLLDVPHPAVLSTLNPDGSPQSSVVWVSRDGGELLISTEQGRRKERNILRDPRVGLTVFDLANPYLYVEIRGTATVTEDADRAVAVRIAEEYLGPGGGKEYLEAPPEEVRVVVRITPTKILGNATKTA, via the coding sequence ATGCCCATTGAGATGAACGACACCGTACGCAGCCTGCTTGACGTACCGCACCCGGCCGTCTTGTCCACCCTCAACCCTGATGGCAGCCCGCAGAGTTCGGTGGTCTGGGTGAGCCGTGACGGCGGCGAGCTGCTGATCTCCACCGAACAGGGCCGGCGCAAGGAACGGAACATACTCCGCGACCCACGCGTCGGCCTGACCGTCTTCGACCTCGCCAACCCCTACCTGTACGTCGAGATCCGCGGCACGGCCACCGTTACCGAGGACGCCGACCGCGCGGTGGCCGTCCGCATCGCCGAGGAATACCTCGGCCCGGGCGGCGGCAAGGAGTACCTGGAGGCCCCGCCGGAAGAGGTTCGAGTGGTCGTCCGCATCACCCCGACCAAGATCCTCGGCAACGCCACCAAGACCGCCTAG
- a CDS encoding LysR family transcriptional regulator ArgP, with product MEELPLDQVRTLLAVVDEGTFDAAAAVLHVTPSAVSQRVKALEQRTGRVLLMRTKPVRPTESGEVVVRFARQLARLERDARSALGLADEHGPARLPIAVNADSLATWFLPALSRVPQDPPICFELHREDESHTTALLREGQVMAAVTSSPDPVAGCTVRRLGLARYLPVAAPGFAARHLAGPLPSRLRTAPVIVFDRRDDLQDAFVRTLTGEGSGASPVRHHIPASQGFCEAVAAGLGWGLVPEPQAAPLLRSGALVRLDSAPPLDVPLYWQQWKLDSPALSTVAAVIAAVAAEELHAP from the coding sequence ATGGAAGAGCTTCCCCTGGACCAGGTCCGCACCCTGCTCGCCGTGGTCGACGAAGGCACCTTCGACGCGGCCGCCGCCGTGCTCCACGTGACCCCCTCCGCCGTCAGCCAGCGGGTCAAGGCCCTGGAGCAGCGCACCGGACGCGTCCTGCTCATGCGCACCAAACCCGTCCGCCCCACCGAATCCGGGGAGGTCGTGGTGCGCTTCGCCCGCCAGCTGGCCCGGCTCGAACGCGACGCGCGCTCCGCCCTCGGCCTCGCCGACGAGCACGGCCCGGCCCGGCTGCCGATCGCCGTCAACGCCGACTCGCTGGCCACCTGGTTCCTGCCCGCGCTGAGCCGGGTGCCCCAGGACCCGCCGATCTGCTTCGAACTGCACCGCGAGGACGAGTCGCACACCACCGCGCTGCTGCGCGAGGGCCAGGTGATGGCCGCCGTCACCTCCTCGCCCGACCCGGTCGCCGGCTGCACCGTGCGCCGCCTCGGCCTGGCCCGCTACCTTCCCGTCGCCGCCCCCGGCTTCGCCGCCCGCCACCTGGCCGGGCCGCTCCCGTCACGCCTGCGCACCGCCCCCGTGATCGTCTTCGACCGCCGCGACGACCTCCAGGACGCCTTCGTGCGCACCCTCACCGGCGAGGGCTCCGGCGCGAGCCCGGTCCGCCACCACATCCCCGCCTCGCAGGGCTTCTGCGAGGCGGTGGCGGCCGGGCTGGGCTGGGGCCTGGTACCCGAACCGCAGGCGGCGCCACTGCTGCGCTCGGGCGCCCTCGTCCGGCTGGACTCCGCGCCGCCACTGGACGTACCGCTGTACTGGCAGCAGTGGAAACTCGACTCGCCCGCCCTGTCCACGGTCGCCGCGGTGATCGCGGCGGTGGCGGCCGAGGAGCTGCACGCGCCGTAG